The DNA sequence GCTCAACTGTTGAGGGCAGACCAAACACCGTGGCGAAAGTTCCGATCGGCTCTATGATGAAAGGGTCAAAGGAGCAAGCAGAATGCGACTCTATCAACATATCCAATCCCACTCGAGGAGATTCAGGAATGTAGTCATCGACGACAAAGTCAGGCTCAGGCACTACCTGTCTATCCTAATGTGCTGGAACGGGACCTCCATACATGTGATCAAAAGGATGGTGAATAGAATTGGGATGTAACCATGACAGTGGAAAATCATACGGTGCATCGGGATCGAAGAGAGGAGAagctatttttgagacccttacccagtTTTAGACCGGTGAAATCATACTACTTTTCGGTCTATTTTTGATTCCCTTAAATAATCATACTActtaaataatgaccgggtctatttttgataCCCTTACTCAATTCTAAATACGGTAAAATCCAACTAAATTAGCCCCAAAGTATTCGGATCCGAACCGGATCGTCGGATCAAACCGAGTCATGTGAACTTCTAATTTTACATAATGTTATGGCTCGAAGAAGTGAAAAAGtggtagttttattttattttattttgtgttttttaggTAAAAGTTCTTGTTTGTAAGACTAAGAAAAAGTGGTAGTTGGTTGGgtcattttttttggttttaaagAAGACgttaaagacaaaataaaaaaaatgagagaagCATCgatcaaaatgaaaaaaaaaaaaatttgagaagcgGGTCGGATAGAACGGTGAAGGATTAGGATTGGGTCAGATTAAGAGAACCCAATAGGCAAATAGCAAAAGATTTCTCTGGATAATGCAATTATCCGATGACTTGGCATTTGGCACACTCCACATAACACTCTCTCTCTCagtccccccctctctctctctgtcgTTAGTTGAAACTTAGTTGCAAGAATGGGTGTCTCTTTCCTTTCAactcttccttctcttcttccacTTGCTCATGATTCACCAcctactaccaccaccaccaccatcagacACCACCCTCGTTTAGTAAGTTTTGCTCTTCAATATActtcattcttttatttttttctacatTCTACACAATGTGCCTGCAATTCTTGTTTGCCAATTTGAACAATGCTGTGATGTTGTTGCATTGTTTGTAACAcaacatatttattttattagctcTTACTTATCATCATACCCGTTGTTCAATGTGCTCATGTTAGGTAACAATTTGTGGTTATAATAAAATCAAAGCCAGTTATCATGTTATTGACGAAGGACATTTCAGTTTGAAAAGAAGAGACATTCTTAAATCCCTTGGGATGACTATTGGCTTGGTAAGTTCTATTCATACAAAAATTCAGAGAAGTTAAATTAGTccattatttctaatttttatttgggTAAAGTATCGTTTGGATAATCAACGTTGTCCTTTaagtttttttcattttctccCAAGCGTTTTAAAGTaacctttaaaaaaataataataacattagttttttttttttttttttttttgcatttttcttttctttcgtttttgttttgttttgttttgttttcattttttttttctcttttccctaTCAAATTAGTCCTAATACCTGTATAAACAGCATCTTGTACCCACATGGAATCAAATGGCTCTGCATATATATTGACATTGTGTACAGACTACGAGTGATGAATATAAATATTTACTCTAATATTAACTAACATATACACTTACTGCGTTAGATTAATGTGATAATGAGTTGTATCTGTTGTAGGAATTGATAGGAAGCTCTGGATCCCTTGTTGGAACTGCTAATGCCGCTGATTTGATACAGCGCAGACAGCGTTCTGAATTCCAGTGTAAGGTCCTCCAGGTCTACATTTTCATGCCATTGTTAATCTGTCAAAGGCCAACTGTTTTTTCCTTGTTTAGTTTCTAACATTCTATTCTTGCAGCGAAGATTAAGGGAACTCTTTTTACAGCCATAAAGGTATATTATGTTGTGCTGACTTACATCTTATAACTGTAAAACCTGTCTTCATTTAGAATTTACAAATGTCATACTCCTTACGAGTTTATAGTTTAACTAGAAAATAGAATTCCGTGGTGGATTCAACTTAATTCGACATTTGGTTATTTTTCAGGGAAATCCTGATCTAGTTCCATCCTTGCTAACACTGGCTTTAAATGATGCTGTGACCTATGATAAggtgaaagaaaaaaacaaaagaataaatcGTATACACAATCACTCACACATAGAGATAGTTGTCTTCCATCAGTTACGATAAGTGCTGATTGGTGTCTGCTTAAGTTTGTAGGCAACAAAATCGGGTGGCCCGAATGGCTCTATACGATTCaggtacttctttttctttggaaTTAGCATTCATGGAACTGTTCCCTATAACTGATGAAGCTTAGTTCTTTAAGCACAGTGATGTTAAATATTACCAAAGTAGATACTTCATATTCTCTACAAAAAGGTATCAGATAAATAAGGTGCATTGAGATGGAGTTAGTTCTACATCGAAAATTTctacatttttatgtttatgtttactATATCTTAGATTTTCTGGTTATGCAGTTGGTTCTTCAATCTTCAGAAATGAATTCATTTTGAAACTTCAATTTGATAACTATAATTTTCTATCCTTTTTCTCATCTTCCTGAAGCTCAGAAATAAGTAGACCTGAAAATAGGAGACTATCTGGTGCCTTGAGTTTAATAGAGGAAGCAAAAAAGGAGATAGATTCATATTCAAAAGCTGGACCCATATCATATGCAGATCTAATCCACTATGCAGGTTATACTTTCTTTTACCACAAAGTTGAACAGTAACAGTTAATAGTTATGTACCATACATGTTACACCTATACCTATTGATCATTCCTATAAATTCATTTGAAATTAAGTTGCATAGAGCTTGCTTAGATATATTTGAATTCCCCCAACTCAATGTcactatttttcttttgtagCACAAAGTGCTGTTAAGTCTACATTTATAGCTGCTGCGATTCGAAAATGTGGTggaaatgaggagaaagggaattTACTGTACACTGCATATGGATCAAATGGGCAGGTATGGCTTTTGAGAtattacaaatattttttgaTGTCCATCAATATCTTCATCACACATTGCTAAGAGTATGTTCGAGAATATGATTTTAGAGGAATTGAAGGGATTGAGGTGTAACTATGAGTGCATTTTACTCCAAGTTGTCTCCTATATATGCATGAAATTAAGTaaagaaactaagaaagaacTAGTCTTTGGGCTCTTGTTTGCAACTATCCCATCCTCTTGCTCTGTGAGCCGTGCTGTTAAATACTCTCAGTTTGGCCTATTATGCTTTTGCAAGTCTAGGAAGGCCAATTAAGGGATTTAAAAAAGTTTATAGGACGAAATgtacaaagaaaaaagagaaaataggggGGTTGCAgctgtaaataacaagaattgaGTTACCGTTATAGGAATACACTCTTGTCATTTTTTCAgtttcaagaaaggattgggaTCTAGGCTGTGGTGAGCACTCTCGGTGCTCTCGTTCTGTTGGCTGTTTTGTTGCTTCTGTTTACTTTAATAGAGTTCCATTACATGTTCATACTTTGATCAaataatgcatattttttatttttttgatcccAGTGGGGACTGTTCGACAAGCAATTTGGTAGGGAAGATGCTCAAGAGCCGGATCCAGAGGGGAGAGTTCCCTTATGGGAGAAAGCAAGTGTTCAGGAAATGAAAGACAAGTTTTCTGCTGTAGGCCTTGGTCCTCGCCAGGTATTTCACATATTTGATTACTGAAATATTGCAGGAAAACATGCTAAAGATGGGATGCATGGATAGAAATGATATAGTGACATAGGTTTGTATGTTGCAAAATTTATGTTTGCCTCACATGAACTTTTTCCCTCTAGAGGATGGCATGATCATGATGAAAAGAATGTTTTCGCGCACAGTTTTATGTATactgtttgtttctttttttccATGCGCTTTCAGTTTTCTGGATAGAAGCCTAGTTTATTTATGATGCTATCTTACTATTTCATGCTTATGCTTTTGAAACCTGCATCATGTTTTCCGTCTATTATGAACTCAAACCATGTAAAACTTTAACCATTCCACTGCCATAGAAATGTTTATATGCCAACAAAAGTAACAGTTCCCTTCTACCTTTCTTTTAGTACCTGCTTGCACTAGTCTAATGTCAAGGTATATGCTAGTTATTCCTTCAATTTGAAACTTCTTGCACCATACT is a window from the Arachis hypogaea cultivar Tifrunner chromosome 17, arahy.Tifrunner.gnm2.J5K5, whole genome shotgun sequence genome containing:
- the LOC112765009 gene encoding thylakoid lumenal 29 kDa protein, chloroplastic — translated: MGVSFLSTLPSLLPLAHDSPPTTTTTTIRHHPRLVTICGYNKIKASYHVIDEGHFSLKRRDILKSLGMTIGLELIGSSGSLVGTANAADLIQRRQRSEFQSKIKGTLFTAIKGNPDLVPSLLTLALNDAVTYDKATKSGGPNGSIRFSSEISRPENRRLSGALSLIEEAKKEIDSYSKAGPISYADLIHYAAQSAVKSTFIAAAIRKCGGNEEKGNLLYTAYGSNGQWGLFDKQFGREDAQEPDPEGRVPLWEKASVQEMKDKFSAVGLGPRQLAVLSAFLGPDQAATEAKLASDKDVAPWVDKYQRSRETVSQTDYEVDLITTFTKLSTLGQQINYEAYTYAPPKIDITKLKL